One Gemmatimonadota bacterium DNA window includes the following coding sequences:
- the rsfS gene encoding ribosome silencing factor produces MSDTTENVRSACIEQLLSRKAEDLIAIDLRQTADFVDYFIICTGTSDVHVRALADAVIEGLKAEGQHPYQVEGYDVRKWILIDFFDIVVHIFQKESRQFYGLERLWRDAPIERIEDDVLTNNLIRDP; encoded by the coding sequence TTGTCAGATACTACCGAAAACGTTCGCAGTGCTTGTATTGAACAGTTGTTATCGCGCAAAGCCGAAGACCTCATTGCCATTGATCTGCGTCAAACAGCCGACTTTGTCGATTACTTTATCATCTGTACGGGAACCTCCGATGTGCATGTTCGCGCTCTGGCCGATGCGGTAATCGAGGGTCTCAAAGCAGAAGGGCAGCACCCCTATCAGGTCGAAGGATATGATGTGCGGAAATGGATCCTGATCGACTTTTTCGACATCGTCGTACATATTTTTCAAAAAGAATCGCGCCAATTTTACGGACTGGAACGCCTGTGGCGCGATGCGCCGATAGAGCGTATTGAAGACGATGTATTGACAAACAACTTAATCCGCGACCCGTGA
- the mtnA gene encoding S-methyl-5-thioribose-1-phosphate isomerase, with product MPVPTITWENDALRLIDQTLLPEEYKFITCRDVNTVAEAIVSLRVRGAPAIGVAAAYGVVIAAQEAIARNADFDQYVAESIQKLAQTRPTAVNLFWALDRQEKVLAKADNHSPAEKRERLLKEAHEIFEDDKRICRQIGRNGAELLSSQATVLTHCNAGGLATADYGTALAVVYAAVEAGKQVAVYADETRPLLQGSRLTAWELNQSGVDVTVICDSMAAAVLREKNIDSIVVGADRIARNGDVANKIGTYGLAILAKAHQVPFYVAAPLSTIDMKRDTGAQIPIEEREEEEITHGMGRQTAPSGIQVYNPAFDVTPNHLVTAIITEKGVAKGNYSEIFERWLGQ from the coding sequence ATGCCAGTTCCGACCATCACCTGGGAAAATGATGCCCTGCGCCTCATCGACCAGACCTTATTGCCAGAAGAGTACAAATTCATCACTTGCCGCGACGTCAACACAGTGGCAGAAGCCATCGTCAGCTTGAGGGTGCGCGGCGCTCCAGCCATTGGTGTAGCGGCTGCTTATGGCGTCGTGATTGCAGCGCAAGAAGCCATAGCTCGGAATGCCGACTTTGATCAGTATGTCGCAGAAAGCATTCAAAAACTGGCGCAAACGCGCCCCACAGCCGTCAACCTCTTTTGGGCACTGGACCGCCAGGAAAAGGTCCTCGCCAAAGCAGATAACCATTCACCCGCAGAAAAACGCGAGCGCCTGCTTAAAGAGGCCCATGAAATTTTTGAAGACGACAAAAGAATATGTCGCCAAATTGGTCGCAATGGTGCCGAATTGCTATCCTCACAGGCGACTGTATTGACCCACTGCAATGCAGGCGGCCTGGCCACGGCTGACTACGGCACGGCTCTCGCAGTGGTTTACGCCGCCGTTGAAGCGGGCAAACAAGTCGCGGTCTATGCCGACGAAACCCGTCCACTCTTGCAGGGGTCGCGCCTCACTGCCTGGGAACTGAATCAAAGCGGCGTAGATGTCACCGTGATATGCGATAGCATGGCTGCTGCGGTGCTCCGCGAAAAAAACATCGACAGCATCGTTGTCGGTGCAGACCGCATTGCCAGAAACGGAGACGTAGCCAACAAAATCGGCACCTATGGACTGGCAATTTTAGCCAAAGCGCATCAGGTGCCCTTTTACGTAGCTGCACCCTTATCTACCATTGACATGAAACGCGATACCGGCGCACAAATTCCCATTGAAGAGCGCGAAGAAGAAGAAATCACGCACGGCATGGGCCGGCAAACCGCGCCCAGTGGCATCCAGGTGTACAATCCCGCCTTTGACGTGACCCCTAACCACCTCGTCACGGCAATCATAACGGAAAAAGGCGTAGCAAAAGGCAATTACTCAGAAATATTTGAGCGGTGGTTAGGACAGTAA
- a CDS encoding penicillin-binding protein 2, producing MQNDFTHNGIRAHRARILFGVVAFLFAILGIRLYILQIAEWEQYRIKSEKNTMQPVIIQANRGLIRDRNGIILVDNRPAYNISVIPPRFLANIEEDKCNGLLERLGQIVDLPCETITEKLQSHNRHFYDPVKLKLDVDFEAISIIEENRYDFPGVEIQIETRRGYPIFDKSSAISTEFAHAQHNIGKSFPLAPHTLGYVGLINASQYTHLKTQGYGYDDQIGKRGIERIFEDRMRGHKGVKYIEVNAKGREVGSFPEKTDPPIPGEDLWLTLDWRVQHAAEHAFADSMRGSLVAMHPQSGEIIAMVSKPGFHPQSIRDPKAWQHLQTDPSKPLLNRSLKGEYPPASVFKMITSVAALDMGIIKADEYRLRPCTGGMVLGDRRFRCHNKNGCGPVNMRQALVKSCDVFFYQLGLKVGIDNWHRYAAMFGFGELTNIDIALGGDGEARGLLPNRAYYKQRHGFWAGGYMFNLAIGQGELLATPLQVVRYTSALATGQLPTPQVIKGTKGGSTSLPLSKEVIKTVQSMMEDVVNSPYGTGRSARLPNIVVAGKTGTAQNPHGEDHAWFVAYAPVKNPRIAIAVIVENGGSGGKIAAPIAQKTLEAYFEHVVPKSTDELIAVHNQ from the coding sequence ATGCAGAATGACTTCACACATAACGGCATTCGAGCACATCGCGCACGCATTCTTTTCGGTGTCGTCGCATTCCTCTTTGCCATATTGGGCATTCGCCTCTATATATTGCAGATTGCCGAATGGGAACAGTATCGCATCAAATCTGAAAAGAATACCATGCAGCCCGTCATCATCCAGGCCAATCGCGGCTTGATCCGCGACCGCAATGGTATCATTTTGGTCGATAACAGACCAGCTTATAACATCTCGGTCATTCCCCCTCGCTTTTTGGCAAATATTGAAGAAGACAAATGCAATGGGCTTCTCGAACGCCTCGGGCAAATTGTGGATCTGCCCTGTGAAACAATAACAGAAAAATTGCAATCTCATAACCGGCATTTTTACGACCCGGTCAAACTCAAACTCGATGTGGATTTTGAAGCCATCTCCATTATCGAAGAAAATCGCTATGACTTTCCCGGTGTAGAAATCCAAATCGAAACCCGCCGGGGCTATCCTATCTTTGACAAATCCTCGGCTATATCCACCGAATTTGCGCACGCGCAGCACAACATCGGTAAATCCTTTCCCTTAGCCCCCCATACCCTGGGCTATGTCGGACTTATCAACGCATCTCAATATACCCACCTGAAAACACAGGGATATGGCTACGACGATCAGATTGGAAAACGAGGCATTGAGCGCATATTTGAAGACCGAATGCGGGGCCATAAGGGCGTCAAATACATCGAAGTGAATGCAAAGGGACGCGAAGTGGGCAGTTTTCCCGAAAAAACAGATCCTCCCATTCCCGGAGAAGATCTGTGGCTCACGCTCGACTGGCGCGTACAGCATGCCGCCGAACACGCCTTTGCAGATAGCATGCGTGGCAGCCTGGTTGCTATGCATCCACAGTCTGGCGAAATTATAGCCATGGTCAGCAAGCCCGGTTTTCATCCGCAGTCCATCCGAGACCCCAAAGCCTGGCAGCACTTGCAAACAGACCCATCAAAACCCTTGCTCAACCGTAGCCTTAAGGGCGAATATCCACCCGCTTCGGTCTTCAAAATGATCACATCCGTTGCCGCTTTGGACATGGGCATAATCAAAGCCGATGAATATCGCTTGAGACCCTGCACAGGGGGTATGGTTCTCGGCGATCGCCGGTTTAGATGTCACAACAAAAACGGCTGTGGTCCTGTCAACATGCGACAGGCACTCGTCAAATCTTGTGATGTATTCTTTTACCAACTCGGCCTCAAAGTGGGTATTGACAACTGGCATCGGTATGCCGCCATGTTCGGATTTGGTGAATTGACAAATATCGACATCGCTTTGGGAGGCGATGGTGAAGCACGCGGTCTGCTACCCAATCGCGCCTATTACAAGCAAAGGCACGGCTTCTGGGCGGGCGGCTATATGTTCAACCTGGCCATTGGGCAAGGGGAACTTCTGGCAACGCCCCTTCAGGTGGTGCGCTATACGAGCGCGCTGGCAACCGGCCAGCTACCCACTCCGCAGGTAATCAAAGGTACAAAGGGGGGAAGCACATCTCTACCTCTCTCGAAAGAGGTAATTAAAACAGTGCAAAGCATGATGGAAGACGTCGTCAACAGTCCATACGGAACCGGGCGTTCCGCCCGTTTACCCAATATTGTTGTTGCGGGCAAAACGGGCACAGCGCAAAATCCCCACGGTGAGGACCACGCCTGGTTTGTCGCTTATGCGCCAGTTAAAAACCCGCGCATTGCCATCGCCGTGATTGTTGAAAACGGTGGTTCGGGAGGCAAAATTGCCGCACCTATTGCACAAAAAACACTCGAAGCCTATTTTGAACACGTGGTGCCAAAATCCACCGACGAATTGATTGCAGTCCATAACCAGTAA
- a CDS encoding LytR C-terminal domain-containing protein, producing MKWLWVLGGLLIAGLVFATKAFWEPQTAPDVVLEAPRVSHNIRVEILNGCGTGGIATEVGQKLRDFGIDVMTLGNAENFNFPETIVIDRMGKIEYAKQVADVLGTPNVIQQKTPDPFRIEEVTVIIGRDYRGLEIFK from the coding sequence ATGAAATGGTTATGGGTTCTCGGCGGCCTGCTCATCGCCGGTCTGGTCTTTGCGACAAAAGCCTTTTGGGAACCGCAAACGGCACCCGATGTCGTGCTCGAAGCACCCCGGGTCTCTCACAATATTCGCGTTGAAATTCTCAACGGCTGTGGCACAGGCGGCATTGCAACCGAGGTCGGGCAAAAACTGCGCGATTTTGGCATAGATGTCATGACCCTGGGCAATGCTGAAAATTTCAACTTTCCCGAGACCATTGTCATAGACCGCATGGGAAAAATAGAATATGCCAAACAAGTCGCCGATGTACTCGGTACGCCCAATGTGATCCAGCAAAAAACACCCGACCCCTTTCGCATCGAGGAAGTAACCGTCATCATTGGGCGCGATTATCGCGGGTTGGAAATATTTAAATAA
- a CDS encoding LysM peptidoglycan-binding domain-containing protein, translating into MRYNLYLIAVIVLAGCATTARTPLAPAPAPVTVPEVTEPAEVAEPIISIKPSIAIEDIEPTGDRLYDLLQKAAVETHSLRVRALLDTAAHMLRHRFVAEPETAKKWAALMRFTLERYHAISSRAPIPPHAPLATLLNTLPESVSADLLHHPHYRELKIRVLAGQADVPIDLTPEVMAYIQYFLTEKRDFFERSLSRSTAYLPMIQTIFREQGLPLDLAYKAMIESGFNNRALSRARALGMWQFMYRTGLLYGLRRNTYVDDRMNPEKSTHAAARHLNHLYDYFGDWHLVVAAYNCGQGRMDRAIARSKTRDFWEIDALPRETRNHVPKFMAAVIIAKDPTFFGFKDVVYQPPMSYDKVALTEPVNLRLAAECAGTTYTYLRHLNPELRRPYTPPAMRRNAYNLRVPKGTGAKFRANYAQIPEHKKIQLIDYVVKRGDTISGIASRVGVSSADLQAANGITNPRRLQIGQKLSIPMYPHAKRLSATTQTRPVLQTKNISHNPDPTHYRQINVTVRTGDTLWGIARRKGITVSHLRAWNNLNTNHPIHPGDRLTLWVPKDGTSESTIFYTVRTGDTLWSIARAFDTSVAALQSWNDIRSPSRLRPGTRIRVREIAD; encoded by the coding sequence ATGCGGTATAACCTTTATCTCATTGCAGTTATAGTTTTGGCGGGTTGTGCAACCACCGCACGCACGCCTCTCGCACCCGCACCTGCCCCCGTAACTGTACCAGAGGTTACAGAACCAGCAGAAGTTGCAGAACCAATTATATCAATAAAGCCTTCTATAGCTATAGAAGATATTGAACCCACGGGTGACCGTCTCTATGACCTGCTTCAAAAAGCCGCAGTCGAAACCCACTCTCTTCGCGTAAGAGCTTTGCTCGATACGGCAGCGCACATGTTGCGCCATCGTTTTGTTGCCGAACCGGAAACAGCAAAAAAATGGGCTGCGTTGATGCGTTTCACACTCGAACGCTATCACGCGATTTCGTCCCGTGCGCCCATACCACCGCATGCACCACTGGCAACCCTGCTCAATACCCTTCCCGAATCTGTGTCTGCCGACTTGTTACATCATCCGCACTATCGAGAACTCAAAATAAGAGTGCTGGCAGGGCAAGCCGATGTACCCATTGACCTGACACCCGAAGTCATGGCTTACATCCAATATTTCCTCACTGAAAAGCGCGACTTCTTTGAACGCAGCCTGTCTCGCTCCACCGCCTATTTGCCCATGATCCAGACAATTTTCCGCGAACAGGGTCTGCCTTTGGACCTCGCGTACAAAGCCATGATCGAAAGCGGATTTAATAACCGTGCGCTCTCGCGTGCACGCGCCCTGGGCATGTGGCAATTTATGTATCGCACTGGCTTGCTCTATGGCCTGCGACGCAACACCTATGTCGATGATCGCATGAACCCCGAAAAATCTACACACGCTGCTGCGCGACATCTCAATCATCTATACGACTACTTTGGAGATTGGCATCTGGTTGTCGCGGCCTACAACTGTGGGCAGGGCCGTATGGATCGCGCCATTGCAAGATCCAAAACCCGCGACTTTTGGGAAATCGACGCATTACCCAGAGAAACTCGCAATCATGTACCCAAGTTTATGGCAGCTGTCATCATTGCCAAAGACCCCACTTTTTTTGGCTTTAAAGATGTTGTCTATCAACCTCCTATGTCTTATGACAAAGTCGCTTTGACAGAACCTGTAAACCTGCGTTTGGCTGCGGAATGTGCGGGCACTACCTACACCTATCTGCGCCATCTTAATCCCGAACTGCGCCGCCCATATACACCGCCTGCCATGCGGCGAAACGCCTATAATTTGCGCGTTCCAAAAGGAACAGGCGCGAAATTTAGAGCCAATTACGCGCAAATACCAGAACACAAAAAAATCCAACTCATCGACTATGTGGTCAAACGCGGCGATACCATATCGGGGATCGCATCTCGCGTGGGGGTCTCGTCAGCCGACCTGCAGGCAGCCAATGGCATCACCAACCCTCGCCGCCTGCAAATCGGTCAAAAACTCAGCATCCCAATGTATCCCCACGCCAAACGCCTGTCTGCTACAACACAGACGCGTCCGGTACTACAAACAAAAAATATTAGCCACAACCCCGACCCCACACACTATCGCCAGATCAATGTCACAGTGCGCACAGGTGATACCCTATGGGGCATTGCCAGACGAAAAGGCATTACGGTCTCGCACCTGCGTGCCTGGAACAATTTGAATACCAATCATCCTATTCATCCAGGAGATCGTCTCACATTATGGGTACCCAAAGATGGAACATCGGAATCTACTATCTTTTATACAGTACGCACGGGCGATACCTTGTGGAGCATAGCGCGCGCCTTTGATACCAGTGTGGCAGCTTTGCAATCCTGGAATGACATTCGAAGTCCATCGCGCTTGCGGCCCGGCACCCGCATTCGCGTCAGAGAAATTGCAGATTAA
- the mreD gene encoding rod shape-determining protein MreD, translating into MIIVRNILLILLALLLQASWIDSLAIYGIAPDIVIIILVFIAFTRGQIEATILGFISGLLIDIYDPGTRLGVNALGNSLIGFFAGYSRVGIAAEALRAQAVILFLATLLHDIIFFLVALQPLKILSIGLGTSLYTAILGTALSSVLTHFSLLNIESHAE; encoded by the coding sequence ATGATTATCGTCCGCAATATTTTGCTCATTCTTCTGGCACTGCTTCTCCAGGCATCCTGGATCGATAGCCTTGCCATTTACGGCATTGCGCCGGACATCGTCATCATCATACTGGTTTTTATTGCCTTTACCCGAGGGCAAATTGAAGCCACAATACTGGGTTTTATATCGGGATTGCTCATCGACATATACGACCCCGGCACGCGTTTGGGCGTCAATGCCCTCGGCAACAGCCTGATTGGTTTTTTTGCGGGTTATAGTCGTGTAGGCATCGCTGCAGAAGCCCTGCGGGCACAGGCTGTTATTTTATTTTTGGCAACACTTTTACACGATATTATTTTTTTTCTCGTTGCTTTGCAACCGCTCAAAATTTTGAGCATCGGATTGGGTACAAGTCTTTATACAGCTATATTGGGCACGGCATTGTCGTCTGTCCTAACCCATTTCTCACTTCTCAATATTGAATCCCATGCAGAATGA
- a CDS encoding SPOR domain-containing protein: MMSKKILLFIVFLSGCVAQQNQLVPPADSPMADSSVADSSAVREEFDPQTLMDDDMVLQTPARAEAMPPAEGSQIEGFRVQVAALRDHNRAEALREQIQRDAQVLTYIYFDEDIQLYKIQAGNSHTPESAEILRDAIRALGFPDAYVVRTQIANVQPQATLGFRVQIFSSSTRVSAENAQMQARVQLARDDVFIEFEPPYFKVRVGNFQTRNDAEILLKEVTKKGYETAFIVQAKSSQ, from the coding sequence ATGATGAGCAAAAAAATCTTATTATTTATCGTATTCCTGAGCGGCTGTGTCGCACAGCAGAACCAACTCGTCCCTCCGGCTGATTCTCCGATGGCTGATTCATCAGTAGCTGATTCATCGGCAGTGCGAGAAGAATTTGATCCGCAGACCCTCATGGACGACGATATGGTATTGCAAACACCTGCACGCGCCGAAGCAATGCCCCCTGCGGAAGGATCACAAATTGAGGGCTTCCGCGTTCAAGTCGCAGCCCTTCGCGATCACAACCGAGCAGAAGCCTTGCGCGAACAAATTCAGCGTGATGCTCAGGTTCTGACATATATTTACTTTGACGAAGACATCCAACTCTACAAAATTCAAGCGGGCAACAGCCATACACCCGAATCGGCAGAAATACTGCGCGACGCCATCAGGGCACTGGGCTTTCCCGATGCTTATGTGGTTCGCACACAAATTGCCAATGTGCAACCTCAAGCCACATTGGGGTTTCGAGTTCAAATTTTTTCTTCATCGACGCGAGTCTCAGCGGAAAATGCACAAATGCAAGCGCGTGTTCAACTGGCGCGCGACGATGTTTTTATCGAATTTGAACCCCCTTATTTTAAGGTGCGCGTCGGCAACTTTCAGACGCGCAACGATGCAGAAATATTACTCAAGGAGGTAACAAAGAAAGGCTATGAAACAGCATTCATTGTACAGGCAAAATCTTCTCAATAA
- a CDS encoding type II toxin-antitoxin system VapC family toxin, with protein sequence MVVVDASVIVSTLVDVGREGQWAEAAVADGILIGPELILVEASNILRRLEQAGEISQQEATNAYGDLLQLDLELFPFAPFAKRVWALRNNLTCYDAWYVALAEEFDCPLITLDKRLSRASGPKCEIVIPPWDEREEGVYESNSH encoded by the coding sequence ATGGTCGTCGTTGATGCATCTGTAATCGTCTCGACACTTGTGGACGTGGGCCGTGAAGGCCAGTGGGCGGAAGCGGCTGTTGCAGATGGGATACTGATCGGTCCAGAGTTGATATTGGTCGAAGCCAGCAATATTCTGCGCCGATTGGAACAAGCTGGTGAAATCTCGCAACAGGAGGCCACGAATGCCTACGGAGACCTGCTACAACTCGACTTGGAATTATTCCCCTTTGCACCCTTTGCTAAGCGCGTATGGGCATTGCGGAACAATTTGACCTGTTACGACGCTTGGTACGTGGCCTTGGCCGAAGAGTTCGATTGTCCCTTAATAACTCTGGACAAAAGGCTCAGCCGTGCCAGTGGCCCTAAGTGTGAGATCGTTATCCCGCCTTGGGACGAACGAGAAGAAGGTGTTTATGAAAGTAACTCTCACTAA